One Mycobacteroides abscessus ATCC 19977 genomic window carries:
- a CDS encoding serine/threonine protein kinase — protein MTSSDRSSPGPGGQQPGDLPPGTVVSGYQIERVLGRGGMGTVYLAANPNLQRSEALKILSAQSSRDPEFRARFMREASLAASLDHPNIVTVHNRGETPEGDLWIAMQYVQGSDAHSESASGRMSLTRAVHIISEVAKALDYLHARGLVHRDVKPANILLSAGDRRIMLGDFGLTRALDDSNSVTSAGNVTATIAYAAPEILSGTAVDGRADVYALGCTLFRMLTGQPPFGSGNSLPAIINAHLSAPPPRISQLAPVPESWDALIAKAMAKTPADRYQSAGELAMAAQQILTDPAQHRQTVTQPVPATTPAPIAAPEPVHAMAPLAMADTGQSMLKHKRIAAIIGVMVLVVASSVVAVLIWPRADEGTDPRTKASPSAAQVAPGASLAGQPNTVLDTLLPGQFDYPEGWEKNPSPTFRSGEFNPAVPPGSATNIGGTPVGCNTIDPAWALRAKGRETSTLYLRDRKKPEREILIRVVPAADALSTDGASDALKRCDAVAYIIPGSSTTWRCSFEFDEPNPVQNGQKELTTTESCYMFPSGANSIRQHVSFNVVRGLLVYILASGASNRNDAAGSLSATALSFATTMKILRYGR, from the coding sequence ATGACGTCATCGGATCGATCCTCACCGGGTCCGGGTGGCCAGCAACCCGGCGACCTGCCACCGGGGACCGTCGTATCCGGCTACCAGATCGAGCGCGTCCTCGGCCGCGGCGGCATGGGGACCGTGTATCTGGCCGCCAACCCGAACCTGCAGCGTTCCGAGGCCCTCAAGATCCTCAGCGCCCAATCCTCACGCGACCCCGAGTTCCGGGCACGGTTCATGCGTGAGGCATCGCTCGCCGCATCCCTGGACCACCCCAATATCGTCACGGTGCACAACCGCGGAGAAACACCAGAGGGTGACCTGTGGATCGCGATGCAGTACGTCCAGGGCAGCGATGCGCATTCGGAGTCCGCGAGTGGGCGCATGTCGTTGACCCGTGCTGTTCACATCATCAGCGAGGTCGCCAAGGCACTCGACTACCTCCATGCCCGCGGACTGGTACACCGCGACGTCAAGCCCGCCAACATTCTCCTATCTGCGGGTGATCGTCGGATCATGTTGGGCGACTTCGGTCTTACCCGGGCACTCGATGACAGCAACAGCGTCACGTCGGCCGGGAATGTGACCGCCACCATCGCATACGCGGCACCAGAAATCCTGTCCGGCACGGCGGTCGACGGGCGTGCCGACGTCTACGCCTTGGGCTGCACGCTCTTTCGCATGTTGACGGGCCAGCCGCCCTTCGGCTCCGGCAACTCACTGCCGGCGATCATCAACGCACACCTTTCCGCGCCGCCGCCGCGAATATCGCAACTCGCCCCGGTACCCGAATCATGGGATGCGTTGATTGCCAAAGCAATGGCCAAAACTCCTGCCGATCGGTACCAAAGCGCCGGGGAACTCGCGATGGCCGCCCAGCAGATCCTGACGGATCCGGCACAGCACCGGCAGACGGTGACTCAACCGGTGCCGGCCACGACTCCCGCGCCCATCGCAGCACCAGAGCCGGTGCACGCCATGGCACCCCTCGCCATGGCCGACACGGGGCAATCCATGCTCAAACACAAGCGAATTGCGGCCATCATCGGCGTCATGGTGCTGGTAGTCGCATCGTCCGTGGTTGCGGTCCTGATATGGCCGCGGGCCGACGAAGGGACTGATCCCCGAACCAAAGCCAGCCCTAGCGCCGCCCAGGTAGCACCCGGCGCATCATTGGCCGGGCAACCCAATACCGTGCTGGACACCTTGCTGCCCGGGCAGTTCGATTACCCCGAGGGGTGGGAGAAGAATCCGTCGCCCACCTTCAGATCGGGCGAATTCAATCCCGCAGTACCGCCCGGATCTGCCACCAATATCGGCGGAACACCCGTGGGCTGCAACACCATCGATCCCGCCTGGGCACTGCGCGCAAAGGGGCGCGAGACGTCGACGCTATACCTGCGGGACCGTAAGAAGCCGGAACGCGAGATCCTGATCCGGGTTGTCCCGGCGGCCGATGCCCTGTCCACGGACGGCGCCTCCGATGCGCTGAAAAGGTGCGACGCGGTTGCGTACATCATCCCCGGAAGCAGTACCACCTGGCGATGCTCGTTCGAATTCGATGAGCCGAACCCCGTTCAAAATGGCCAGAAAGAACTCACTACAACGGAATCCTGCTACATGTTTCCGTCAGGAGCGAACAGCATTCGGCAGCACGTGTCCTTCAACGTCGTGCGCGGACTGCTCGTGTACATCCTGGCCAGCGGTGCCTCCAACCGAAACGACGCGGCAGGCTCACTCAGCGCAACTGCGCTGAGTTTTGCGACCACCATGAAAATCCTGCGCTACGGCCGCTAA